A stretch of DNA from Sulfurovum sp. TSL6:
TATGTTTTTCATCACTCTCATCCTTTTGTAATATATTTGCCATTTTGATATGATATAATTATATCAGAAAGTAAAAGTCCTATAAAACATGATGGAATCATGATATTTTAACGGGATCTATCTAATCAAAAAGGAAAGCAATGAGCAATAAAGAAGTAAAAACTTTAGATCAAAGAATTGAGCGTATCTATAAAATGGCAAAAGAACATTTTGGTGAAGTACGTTTTGTAGGGATCAAAAAACATACAAAGATAGGTTGGGTTGCCAAGATACAGTTTGACGAGTTTGAATCTCTTGTTGCTGAAGGTGAAAATGCTACAGTTGCATTGAAAAATCTACGTAAACGTCTTTCAAGAATTATAGACCGTTACAATATGGTATAAACTTTGAAAAAGAATATTATTCTCATAGGTTTCATGGGTGTAGGGAAAGGTACGACTGCCCGTGCATTTGCAAAAAAATATGGTACCTATATCATAGATACAGATGATCTTATAGAATCTAAAGAGAACAAAGAGGTCAAAAAAATATTTGCTAAAAAAGGTGAAGCGTATTTTAGAGCACAAGAACAGGTCACTGCCAACTGGATAGAGAAATGTGTGACAGGTACGCTCATCTCTTGCGGCGGTGGTTTTTATAAAGTGGATAATCTTAAAAAACTGGGTACGGTCGTGTTGCTCGATGCTTCATTTGAATGGATTCATCAGCGTCTGAAAACAGCGAAAAATGCTGAATCAAAACTTGCAAAACGTCCACTTTTTTCAGATGAAAAAAAGGCAAAGAAACTCTATAATGAACGTGAAAAGGCGTATAGAAAAGTGGCAGATGTGATCATAGATGTGGAAAATCTTACTTTAGAGGAACAGATCACGCAAATTGCTAAAAAATGTAAGGTTTAATGACCGTTTTGTTTTAAACTCCAGTGATCCAACCCTTTATACACAGCGGTCAGTAAGCCGAATATAAGCATGGTGCTACCCATGCAGTAGGGTGCTTGTTCTATAAATGGGGTGGGAGATTGTGAGATGGTAAAGATAACATATCCCCACACTAAAAAAGCGATAAACCCCAGCAGGCGCTTGGTCCAAATGATAAGTAAGAGTGATGTTTCTTTTTTCATATGCTTATTTTATCCAAATTTGATATAATTTCAACAAATAAACTTTGAGAGTATAAATTGCAACGATTTGAAACGTATCTAAATGAAAACCTGCCACAAGTACCAAGTTTCCACCCTATCTATGAAGAGGCACTTGGCGTCATGCTGACTGCCGGGGGAAAACGTTTTCGTCCTATGCTGCTTTTAAATATCGTTGATGCCTATGAACCAATGCTCTATGATTCTGCATTACCTGTAGCACTTGCACTTGAAATGTTCCATACCTACTCTCTTATACATGATGATCTTCCTGCGATGGATGATGCTGATCTGCGTCGCGGACATGAGACCTTACATAAACGTTTTGATGAGGTAACTGCCATACTTGCAGGAGATGCACTTAACACGGATGCTTTTTATCTCATCGCCAAAGCACCACTGCGTGCAGATGTGAAAATCAAACTTGTAGAATTATTGGCACGTGATGGCGGCGGTCGCGGTATGGTACTTGGACAGGCCATAGACTGTTATTTTGAGAATACCCCCCTGGATATTGAACAGGTCAAAACACTGCATAAGAACAAAACGGCCAAACTCATCGCCACTTCCATGCAGATGGGAGCGATTATCGTAGGACTTGAGAAGAAAGAACAAGATGCACTCTATGATTTTGGTATCGAACTGGGATTGTTATTTCAAATACAAGATGACATTATCGATGAGACACAGAGTGAGGAAGAAGCAGGTAAGACCACAGGAAATGACAGTGATAAAAATAGCTTTGTCAATCTTTTAGGACTGGAGAAGAGTGTTGAAGAAGCAGATACTCTGGCAAAAGATTTACAAAGACGATTTGAAGACTTTGATGAGAAGCTGCAAATGGCTTTACAACCCTTGATGAACACATACCTATACAGACATAACTAAAGGAATAACTATGGCAATGACAGAGCAGAACATTATGCGTAAAAAGATGGCAAATACGATCAGATTTTTAGCGGCTGATATGGTACAAAAAGCAAATTCAGGACACCCGGGTGCACCTATGGGTCTTGCAGATATCGCAGTAGTGTTGAGTGAAAAACTGAGCCATAACCCTAAAAATCCAAAATGGCTCAACCGTGACCGTTTGGTTTTCTCAGGAGGGCATGCTTCTGCACTAATCTACTCTCTTTTACATCTTTGGGGTTACAATGTAACTCTTGACGATCTGAAAAATTTCCGTCAACTAGATTCTAAGACACCGGGACACCCGGAGTATGGACATACGGATGGTATAGAGATCACGACAGGTCCTTTGGGACAGGGTATCGCTAATGCTGTAGGTTTTGCTATGGCAGAAGCGTATACCGCCAATCAAGTAAACTCAGAGACCTGTGAACTAATAGACCATAAAGTCTATTGTCTCTGTGGTGACGGTGACCTGCAAGAAGGTATCTCTTATGAAGCCTGTGCCCTTGCTGGACACTTGGGGCTTAAAGATATGGTGCTTATCTATGACAACAATGCAATTACGATCGAAGGTGATACAAGTATTGCATGGAGTGAAGATGTAGCCAAGCGTTTTGAAGCGCAGAACTGGAACGTGATGAAGATCAACGGGCACTGTTATGATGACATCGAAAAAGCGTTGGAAGAAGTAAAAACAGCCACTAAACCTACCATTATCATTGCCAATACGATTATCGGTAAGGGTGCAGGCGATATGGAAGGGTCTCATCATACACATGGTGCACCTCTTGGCGCTGACATCATTGCTGAGTCAAAAGCCAAAGAAGGTTTTGATCCTGAAGCCTTTTTCCAAATCCCAGAAGATGTACTACTCAGATTCAGATGTGCATTAGAACAGGGTGAACTTGCGGAAAAAGAGTGGATTCACAGACAAAAAGAAGCACCGCTTATAGAGCAGAACAAAGCGTTGGATAGACTGCTTAACCCTGATTTCTCCGCGATCGAGTTCCCGGACTTTTCTGGAGATGCTACGATGGCAACAAGAGACTCAAACGGTAAGATACTCAATGCCATAGCCACAGCTGTCCCCTCTTTCATTGGGGGGTCAGCAGACTTGGCGCCGTCGAACAAAACAGAGTTAAAAGATCTGGGAGATTTCCCTAAAGGAAGAAACCTGCACTTTGGTATCCGTGAGCACTCTATGGCTGCTATCACAAATGCTATAGCGCTGTATGGTACAACGATCCCGTTTAATGCAACATTCTTTGTATTCTCGGATTATCTCAAGCCCGCAGCACGTATCGCA
This window harbors:
- a CDS encoding shikimate kinase, with amino-acid sequence MKKNIILIGFMGVGKGTTARAFAKKYGTYIIDTDDLIESKENKEVKKIFAKKGEAYFRAQEQVTANWIEKCVTGTLISCGGGFYKVDNLKKLGTVVLLDASFEWIHQRLKTAKNAESKLAKRPLFSDEKKAKKLYNEREKAYRKVADVIIDVENLTLEEQITQIAKKCKV
- a CDS encoding polyprenyl synthetase family protein; protein product: MQRFETYLNENLPQVPSFHPIYEEALGVMLTAGGKRFRPMLLLNIVDAYEPMLYDSALPVALALEMFHTYSLIHDDLPAMDDADLRRGHETLHKRFDEVTAILAGDALNTDAFYLIAKAPLRADVKIKLVELLARDGGGRGMVLGQAIDCYFENTPLDIEQVKTLHKNKTAKLIATSMQMGAIIVGLEKKEQDALYDFGIELGLLFQIQDDIIDETQSEEEAGKTTGNDSDKNSFVNLLGLEKSVEEADTLAKDLQRRFEDFDEKLQMALQPLMNTYLYRHN
- the tkt gene encoding transketolase, whose amino-acid sequence is MAMTEQNIMRKKMANTIRFLAADMVQKANSGHPGAPMGLADIAVVLSEKLSHNPKNPKWLNRDRLVFSGGHASALIYSLLHLWGYNVTLDDLKNFRQLDSKTPGHPEYGHTDGIEITTGPLGQGIANAVGFAMAEAYTANQVNSETCELIDHKVYCLCGDGDLQEGISYEACALAGHLGLKDMVLIYDNNAITIEGDTSIAWSEDVAKRFEAQNWNVMKINGHCYDDIEKALEEVKTATKPTIIIANTIIGKGAGDMEGSHHTHGAPLGADIIAESKAKEGFDPEAFFQIPEDVLLRFRCALEQGELAEKEWIHRQKEAPLIEQNKALDRLLNPDFSAIEFPDFSGDATMATRDSNGKILNAIATAVPSFIGGSADLAPSNKTELKDLGDFPKGRNLHFGIREHSMAAITNAIALYGTTIPFNATFFVFSDYLKPAARIAALTKIQNFFVWTHDSIGVGEDGPTHEPIEHMSQFRALPNFYVWRPADATENVEAWKTALTMQAPHGFVLSRQKLQTLKPKRDFGDVSKGAYIVKKRKDANMTLMASGSELMTCLKAACHLAVLGIKANVVSVPCLDLFNEQDTEYKAAVVDPNTKVLAVEAATGTEYYRYADDVLGMESFGASAPAEQLFEKFGFTQEGIMKRACKLMDVEYREVELGECKL